Proteins from a genomic interval of Micromonospora sp. NBC_00389:
- the ruvX gene encoding Holliday junction resolvase RuvX, protein MTELTRGVRIGVDVGQVRVGVSRSDPDGVLATPLVTLARDLTTAPDAVPSDLAELAALVAEHEAVQVVVGLPVNLAGKHGPAAIHVKAYADRLVDVIAPVPVTLTDERMSTVVASRRLAERGVRGKRQRAVVDQAAAVEILQSWLDAQRRRT, encoded by the coding sequence GTGACTGAGCTGACGCGCGGGGTCCGGATCGGGGTGGATGTCGGTCAGGTCCGGGTGGGGGTGTCCCGTTCGGATCCGGACGGCGTGTTGGCCACGCCGCTGGTGACCCTGGCCCGCGACCTCACGACGGCGCCCGACGCGGTGCCCAGTGACCTCGCCGAGCTGGCCGCGCTGGTGGCCGAACATGAGGCCGTGCAGGTTGTCGTCGGCCTTCCGGTCAATCTGGCCGGCAAGCATGGCCCGGCGGCCATCCATGTGAAGGCGTACGCTGACCGACTGGTCGACGTGATAGCGCCCGTCCCGGTAACGCTCACTGACGAGAGGATGTCGACCGTGGTCGCTTCTCGTAGGCTTGCTGAGCGTGGCGTTCGGGGCAAGCGTCAACGAGCGGTTGTCGACCAGGCGGCCGCGGTGGAAATTCTGCAGAGCTGGCTGGACGCGCAGCGGAGGCGGACGTAA